In the Thermodesulfovibrio yellowstonii DSM 11347 genome, one interval contains:
- a CDS encoding type III PLP-dependent enzyme encodes MTNHKNTLMDRILNWIASHDDEPPYLLLDREILKEKISLIGRGIKNSKVFYAVKANPDIDVIRYLNSFNVGFEIASEGELAILKQLNVEPERIITSNPVKTFKFLKEAVEYGIEYYAFDSIAEVEKLAKYTPRKKVYVRLTVPNEGSEWPLSKKFGVEMEEAAQLLIYAKQRGLDPIGITFHVGSQCSNVYNWHTAIHKAGQLKELVRKNGIEIKMLNIGGGYPIEYTKKVPSIETIETKINSILEEYFPDTEIFIEPGRAVVGDAGVFVSRIIGKAQRGDENWLYIDVGVFNGLMESIGGIKYQYIVGSRGEEKEWTIAGPSCDSFDVIDREVVLPEPDVGSLILILSAGAYTISYASEFNGFSTPKTFLI; translated from the coding sequence ATGACAAATCACAAAAATACTCTTATGGATAGAATACTGAATTGGATAGCTTCTCACGATGATGAACCTCCTTATCTTCTTCTTGATAGAGAAATATTAAAAGAAAAGATTTCACTGATTGGAAGAGGAATTAAAAACTCAAAAGTTTTTTATGCTGTTAAGGCTAACCCAGATATAGATGTTATTAGGTATCTAAACAGTTTTAATGTAGGTTTTGAAATAGCCTCAGAGGGTGAACTGGCAATCTTAAAGCAGTTGAATGTTGAGCCTGAAAGGATTATAACAAGTAATCCTGTAAAAACCTTTAAATTTCTTAAAGAAGCGGTTGAATATGGTATTGAGTATTATGCTTTTGATTCTATAGCAGAAGTTGAAAAACTTGCGAAGTATACACCACGTAAAAAAGTTTATGTGAGACTGACTGTTCCTAATGAAGGAAGTGAATGGCCATTGAGTAAAAAATTTGGTGTTGAGATGGAAGAAGCTGCCCAGTTGCTTATTTACGCTAAACAAAGAGGACTTGACCCTATAGGAATAACATTCCATGTAGGTTCTCAATGTAGTAATGTTTATAACTGGCATACAGCGATACACAAAGCAGGACAATTAAAAGAACTTGTGAGAAAAAATGGAATTGAAATAAAAATGTTGAATATTGGCGGTGGCTATCCTATAGAGTACACAAAAAAAGTTCCTTCTATAGAGACAATAGAGACAAAAATTAACTCTATTCTTGAAGAATATTTTCCTGATACAGAAATTTTTATAGAGCCTGGAAGAGCTGTTGTAGGAGATGCTGGAGTTTTTGTATCAAGAATTATTGGTAAGGCTCAGAGAGGAGATGAAAATTGGCTTTATATAGATGTGGGTGTCTTTAACGGATTAATGGAAAGCATAGGAGGTATTAAGTATCAGTATATCGTAGGAAGCAGAGGAGAAGAAAAAGAATGGACAATTGCAGGACCAAGCTGTGATAGTTTTGATGTAATAGACAGAGAGGTTGTGCTTCCTGAGCCAGATGTTGGAAGCCTTATTCTTATTCTATCCGCAGGTGCATATACGATATCTTATGCATCAGAGTTTAATGGATTTTCCACGCCAAAAACATTTTTAATTTAG
- the pheA gene encoding prephenate dehydratase, which translates to MENEKLQNLRDKIDKIDKEILKLLNDRAKLAIKIAEIKKTQGLSFYDPVREKNIINKILKLNKGPFSDEVIKTLFREILSATLALQESQKISYLGPEGTFTHLAAIKYFGSFAQFEPEDNIKNIFESVEKGITKFGVVPIENSNEGTVTYTLDMFMQYEVKIAGEIIIPITHNLLSLTGEKEKIKKIYSHPHARAQCREWLRKNMPDIPVYDVASTAEAARQASLDEDVAAIASEFAANIYGLKFVAKHIEDYKNNYTRFFILGKTFPNKTGSDKTSIMFSLQDKPGTLYNALKPFKDSGLNLTKIESRPAKMRKWEYIFFVDFMGHIEDEKVRKTLEEVKNYCIELVHLGSYPMFK; encoded by the coding sequence ATGGAAAATGAAAAACTACAGAATTTAAGGGATAAAATTGACAAAATTGATAAAGAAATTCTTAAACTTTTAAACGACAGAGCGAAACTCGCTATAAAAATAGCCGAAATAAAAAAAACTCAGGGACTTTCTTTTTATGACCCCGTAAGAGAAAAAAATATCATAAATAAAATTCTAAAATTAAATAAGGGACCTTTCTCTGATGAGGTAATTAAAACTCTATTTAGAGAAATTCTCTCAGCAACTCTTGCTCTTCAGGAATCACAAAAAATTTCTTATCTTGGTCCTGAAGGAACATTCACTCATCTTGCAGCAATAAAGTATTTTGGAAGCTTTGCACAGTTTGAACCAGAGGATAATATTAAGAATATTTTTGAATCAGTAGAAAAAGGCATAACAAAATTCGGGGTTGTGCCAATAGAAAACTCAAATGAAGGCACTGTTACCTATACTCTTGATATGTTTATGCAGTATGAAGTAAAAATTGCTGGAGAAATAATAATCCCAATAACGCATAACTTACTCTCCCTTACAGGAGAAAAAGAAAAAATAAAAAAAATATATTCACACCCTCATGCAAGAGCACAATGTAGAGAATGGCTACGAAAAAATATGCCTGATATTCCAGTTTATGATGTGGCATCCACTGCTGAAGCAGCAAGACAGGCTTCTTTAGATGAAGATGTCGCAGCAATAGCAAGTGAGTTTGCAGCAAATATTTATGGACTTAAATTTGTTGCAAAACATATAGAAGATTACAAAAACAATTATACAAGATTTTTCATTCTCGGAAAAACATTTCCGAATAAAACTGGTTCTGATAAAACCTCTATAATGTTCTCACTTCAAGATAAACCAGGAACACTTTACAATGCCTTAAAACCTTTCAAGGATTCAGGGTTAAATCTTACAAAAATAGAATCTCGTCCAGCAAAAATGAGAAAATGGGAATACATATTCTTTGTTGATTTTATGGGACATATTGAAGATGAAAAGGTTCGTAAAACCCTTGAAGAAGTAAAAAATTACTGCATAGAGCTTGTACATCTTGGTTCATATCCAATGTTTAAATAA
- the hisC gene encoding histidinol-phosphate transaminase, which produces MIKPLSYVKKIQPYIPGKPVKEVERELGIKECIKLASNENPVGPSPKVIEAIKDLISKPVELARYPEGSGYYLKNALCDLFAKKGITLTHDEIILGNGSNELIDIAVRTYIGPGDEAVMANPSFVVYAMSVISQGGVAKEVPLKNWRHNLEGMLNEVTDKTKIIFIANPNNPTGTINYKEEFDKFIKALPENILIIMDEAYYEYVTDPEYPDTLKYFKEDKDILILRTFSKAYGLASLRIGYGIAKKEIITEMNRIREPFNTNTIAQIAAESALKDEEHLKKVLEINEKGKDYLYKELDKISSIKYLPTQTNFIYIVLPENTTSKEVFDFLLKQGVIVRPVGPKQIRVTIGLPEENKSFIEAFKKFLGG; this is translated from the coding sequence ATGATTAAACCGCTATCTTACGTGAAAAAGATTCAACCATATATTCCAGGCAAGCCAGTTAAAGAAGTAGAAAGAGAACTTGGTATAAAAGAATGCATAAAACTTGCTTCTAATGAAAATCCTGTTGGTCCTTCGCCAAAAGTTATTGAAGCAATTAAAGATTTAATATCTAAACCAGTTGAGCTTGCAAGATATCCAGAAGGAAGCGGATACTATCTGAAAAATGCTTTATGTGATTTATTCGCAAAAAAAGGAATAACTCTAACGCATGATGAGATAATTCTTGGTAATGGCTCAAATGAGCTTATAGATATCGCGGTAAGGACATACATAGGACCGGGAGATGAAGCAGTTATGGCTAATCCCTCTTTTGTTGTTTATGCCATGAGTGTAATATCACAGGGAGGAGTTGCAAAAGAAGTACCATTGAAAAACTGGAGACATAACCTTGAAGGAATGCTTAATGAAGTAACAGATAAAACAAAAATTATATTCATAGCCAATCCAAATAATCCAACAGGCACTATAAACTACAAAGAAGAGTTTGATAAATTTATTAAGGCTCTTCCAGAAAATATATTGATTATCATGGATGAGGCTTATTATGAATATGTTACAGACCCCGAATATCCAGATACCTTGAAATATTTTAAAGAAGATAAAGATATATTAATTTTAAGGACTTTTTCAAAAGCTTATGGGCTTGCAAGTTTAAGAATAGGTTACGGAATTGCAAAAAAAGAAATCATCACAGAAATGAACAGAATCAGAGAACCTTTTAACACAAATACCATAGCCCAAATTGCTGCAGAATCTGCATTAAAAGATGAAGAACATTTAAAAAAAGTGCTTGAAATAAATGAAAAAGGTAAAGACTATCTCTATAAAGAGCTTGATAAAATCTCATCTATTAAGTATTTACCTACTCAAACAAATTTCATCTATATAGTTTTACCTGAAAATACAACATCAAAGGAAGTTTTTGATTTCCTTCTAAAACAAGGAGTCATTGTAAGACCTGTTGGACCAAAACAAATAAGAGTAACTATAGGATTACCTGAAGAAAATAAATCCTTTATTGAAGCATTTAAAAAATTTTTAGGAGGTTAA
- the aroF gene encoding 3-deoxy-7-phosphoheptulonate synthase: MDIIVLKPDVSDEQIEKIVKKLELKGLKPHISKGTERTIIGVIGDTSKITEDEENAIRAIPGVEEVVRILKPYKLASRDFKKTDTVIKVDDLEIGGKKVHVAAGPCAVENRVTLINIAEKIKSAGATFLRGGAFKPRTSPYSFQGLGVEGLKYLAEAKEKTGLPVISEIMDPRDIDIMIDYVDILQIGTRNMQNFKLLMEVGSVDKPVLLKRGMSATIKELLMAAEYILSRGNEKVILCERGIRTFETATRNTLDLSAVPLLKSLSHLPVAVDPSHGVGKRELVSPMAVAAVAAGADMLLIEVHTNPEEALSDGEQSLTPEQFKEMMKKVAAVAKAVGREV, encoded by the coding sequence ATGGACATTATTGTATTAAAACCAGATGTAAGTGATGAGCAGATTGAAAAAATTGTTAAAAAACTTGAATTAAAAGGATTAAAACCACATATTTCAAAAGGAACTGAAAGAACAATTATCGGCGTAATTGGAGATACCTCAAAAATAACAGAAGATGAAGAAAATGCAATAAGAGCAATCCCTGGTGTTGAAGAAGTAGTAAGAATTCTTAAACCATATAAACTTGCAAGCAGAGACTTTAAAAAAACAGATACTGTCATTAAAGTTGATGATCTTGAAATTGGTGGCAAAAAAGTTCATGTTGCAGCAGGTCCATGTGCAGTAGAAAATAGAGTTACCCTTATTAATATTGCTGAAAAAATAAAATCTGCAGGAGCAACTTTTTTAAGAGGCGGTGCATTTAAGCCTCGTACATCACCATATTCTTTCCAAGGACTCGGAGTTGAAGGATTGAAATATCTTGCAGAAGCAAAGGAAAAAACAGGACTCCCTGTAATAAGTGAAATAATGGACCCAAGAGATATAGACATAATGATTGATTATGTTGATATTCTTCAAATCGGCACAAGAAATATGCAGAATTTCAAACTTCTTATGGAAGTAGGCTCAGTGGACAAGCCAGTTTTGCTTAAAAGAGGAATGTCTGCCACAATAAAAGAACTTCTTATGGCAGCAGAATATATTCTTTCAAGAGGAAACGAAAAAGTTATACTTTGTGAAAGAGGTATTAGAACATTTGAAACCGCAACAAGAAATACACTTGACCTCAGTGCTGTTCCTCTCTTAAAGTCCTTAAGTCATCTTCCTGTTGCAGTTGACCCAAGTCATGGTGTAGGAAAGCGTGAACTTGTCAGCCCGATGGCAGTTGCTGCGGTTGCAGCAGGTGCAGACATGCTTTTAATTGAGGTTCATACAAATCCTGAAGAAGCTCTCTCTGATGGCGAACAATCCTTAACTCCGGAACAGTTTAAAGAAATGATGAAAAAAGTTGCAGCTGTTGCAAAAGCTGTTGGCAGGGAAGTTTAA
- a CDS encoding prephenate dehydrogenase, protein MEDGFNTVSILGVGLIGGSLALALKEKKLVNKIIGYGRNEQRLKEALKLGIIDSYTTSLKKASQAELIVLATPAGIFEKIIIEMLNYLKKGTIIIDVGSVKESVVNSFEKILPAGVFFVGTHPIAGSDKTGFEHAKGDLFKKAKVIITPTENTDKSALEKVSNLWQKIGAVVEFMSADKHDKIYALVSHLPHLISFCMVNTVAEMDKNFIKYAGSGFKDTTRIAKSSPEVWRDIFIMNDKNILQCLEIFAKNLKEIKKMLSKKDSEGVKTFIEKAKNLRKEIDS, encoded by the coding sequence ATGGAGGATGGATTTAACACTGTATCAATTCTTGGAGTTGGCTTAATTGGAGGTTCATTAGCTTTAGCATTAAAAGAAAAAAAGTTAGTCAATAAAATTATTGGCTATGGAAGAAATGAACAAAGGCTTAAAGAAGCCTTAAAACTTGGAATTATAGATAGCTATACCACATCATTAAAAAAAGCCTCTCAGGCAGAGCTTATTGTTTTGGCAACTCCTGCTGGTATATTTGAAAAAATTATCATTGAAATGCTTAATTATCTTAAAAAAGGAACAATCATTATTGATGTTGGCAGTGTGAAAGAAAGCGTTGTAAATAGTTTTGAAAAAATTTTACCCGCTGGAGTCTTCTTTGTTGGAACTCATCCTATTGCTGGTTCAGATAAAACAGGATTTGAACATGCAAAGGGAGATCTTTTTAAAAAAGCAAAAGTTATTATAACTCCTACTGAAAATACGGATAAATCAGCTCTTGAAAAAGTTTCTAATCTATGGCAAAAAATAGGTGCAGTAGTTGAGTTTATGAGCGCGGATAAACATGATAAAATTTATGCTCTTGTAAGTCATTTACCTCATTTAATTTCTTTTTGTATGGTAAATACAGTAGCAGAAATGGACAAAAATTTTATAAAATATGCTGGTTCAGGATTTAAGGATACAACAAGAATTGCTAAAAGTTCTCCAGAGGTCTGGAGAGATATTTTTATAATGAATGATAAAAATATCTTACAATGCCTTGAAATTTTCGCCAAAAATCTTAAAGAAATAAAAAAAATGCTCTCTAAAAAAGACTCAGAAGGAGTCAAAACATTTATAGAAAAAGCAAAAAATTTAAGAAAAGAAATTGATTCATGA